GACGGTGTCCGCGACGACCACCCGCCCGTCGGGCAGCAGCGCGAGACCCTGCGGCTCGCTGAAGGCGTCCGGCCCGAAACCGCGCGCGCCGCTGCCGACGCGCCGTACGACGCTCTCCCCGTCCGGGGCCAGCTCCACGAGCTGGTGCCGCGTCGAATCGGACACCAGCAGGTTCCCGGAGGGCAGGACGAGCGCCTTCCCGGGGAACCGCAGATCGCTCGCCACGGGCTCGGGCGCCACGTACGGCCCGTCACCGCGCCGCAGGGTCCCCTTGCCCTCGTGCTCGGCCTCCAACTCCACGACCAGCCGCTCGATGGCGTGGGCGTGGCCCTCGCCGGCGTGCTGGGCGACGATGTACCCCTCGGGGTCGATCACGACGAGCGTGGGCCAAGCCCGGACGGCGTACTGCTTCCAGGTGGCCAGCTCGGGGTCGTCGAGCACGGGGTGGTGCACCCCGTAGCGCTCGACGGCGTCGACGACGGCGGTGTGCTCGGCCTCGTGCACGAACTTCGGCGAGTGCACACCGATGATCACCAGGGTGTCCCGGTGCTTCTCCTCCAGCTCCCGCAGCTCGTCGAGCACGTGCAGGCAGTTCACACAGCAGAAGGTCCAAAAGTCGAGAACGACGATGCGTCCTCGCAGGTCGGCAAGGGTGAGCTCCTTGCCTCCGGTGTTCAGCCAGCCGCCCTTGCCGATCAGCTCGGGGGCACGGAGTCGGGCACTGCGGCGGGGCGCGGGGGTGGGCGCCGGGACGGCATCGTTCATGCTTCAAGCTTGCCATCCTGATATGAACGTCGGATCACACGCGCACGGCGGGGGGAAACGACGGATGACGTCCACGATCCCAACCCGAGCGCCAACCGTGGCTTCGTCGAGCCGGCTCTGAGCGCGTTCGGACGCGGGCGCGTCCAATCCGCGCTGCTCGGGTACCTGAGGACCGGCACGAACGCCGAGCGGGCGGGCGCCGCGAGAGCCTGGTACTGGTCGAACGTGTCCCTGCTGCGGCTGCCGCCCGTGCGGGCGGAGAACCCCGGAGCCGCCCGTGGGACGGAGGATGGTTCGGCCGTGGTGGTCGAGTGGAACGAGGCCGCCCTGCGCGAGTTCGTGGCCAACGATCACCTGGACGTCCGGCGCTGCGTCCTGCCCGGCCTGCCGCTGCGCAAGTCGGCCTACCCGCCGGAGCTGCACGACCTGGTGGACACGGCGGTGGCCACGGCCCGGTCCCATCCGGACGAGTACATCCGCCACCGCGTGGAACACCAGATCGGCGACTGACGACCGAGGCGGTTCACCCCCGCCCGGGAACACCCGCGCGGGTGACGACGGGGCAAGGTCCTCCGTGGCACGCTGGCCGCACGGCGAAGGAGGCATCCGGCATGACCACCGCGCACGACTACGGCCGGGGCATCGACCCCGAACACGCGCTGAAGTACGCGATCCGGCACCACAGCGGTGACCGAACGGAGATCGTCGAAGGGATCATCACGCAAGTGACACCGAGTTGGGACCACGAGCGCGCCGCGAAGATCGTCCGTCGCCAGATCGAGGGGAGGGTGGACGAACTCGGTTGTGTGGAAGGCTCCGGCAACCTCGATCTGCCGGGATCGTCCAACTGGTACATCCCCGATATCGCGGTGGTTCCTGATGATCTGGCGCAAGGCGGCAAGGCTCTCGTCCCCGACCAGACGCTCCTGATCGTCGAGGTGACCTCGGAGTCCAACGCGGAGACCGACCGCGTGGTCAAGCGCAAGCGGTACGCCGAGTACGGCGCGCCCCTGTACCTGCTGGTCGACCGGGTGGAGAAGACCGTCACCGTCTTCTCCGAGCCGGGCGGGCTCGGCTACACGCGGACCGACGGCCCCCACCCCTTCGGGACGCCGGTGCGGCTGCCGGAGCCGTTCGACCTCGAACTCGACACCACCGGACTGTAGGACCCCGCCGGCAGGACACGCCTGCGGGTCACGCCGAGGCGAGCAGGAGGCTCAGGCGGGGCAGGCGGGCGGCGGTCTGCGCGGTGTCGTCGAAGTCGAAGGACCAGTCCGGGTCCAGGGTCGGGTAGCTGATCGTGAAGGAGTCCGCCGGGAGCTCCCGGCCCGTGGCGATCCCGTACGCGGTCCAGGCGATGGAGAGCGCCTCCTCGTCGCACAGTTCCTCGCCCGCCGAGGCCGCCGCGCGGACCTCCGGGTGGTCCGCCAGGGAGTCGGGGTCGGCCAGGGCCGCCGTGAAGGCCGCCTCGCCCTGGGTGAGGAGCCAGCCGCGGAAGTAGTCGAAACCGTCGTCGGAGCAGCCACCGTTGATCAGGTACGCGGCGGCCCAGAGCGGCGCCCGGTAGGACTCCGCCAGCAGGTCCCACACCACCTGCTGGGCGGCGGCTATCCGCCCCTGCGGGTACGCGGCGAGGAGCTCCGACGCCCGTCGCGCCACCCCGTCGTCCCCCGCGTCCGCGCGGGCCGTCTCGATCAGCTTCCAGAAGGTCTGCTTGTCCATGGGAGGAGCCTGGCACCCGGGTCTGACAGCCGGTCCGACCTCAGCCGCCGGCTTCCGTGAAGGTCTTGAGCGAGGCCACGAGGGCCGTCACGAAGGACTCCCGGACCGGCTCCGGGAGCAGGTCCAGGGACAGGTACGGGTTCAGGTCCTCCAGCTCGACCAGCAGCAGTTCCCCCGAGGGGGCGCGGCAGGCGTCCACGCGCTGGATGCCGTGCGCGAGGGTGTTCCACGCGATGAAGGACCGGGCGAAGTCCAGGTCCTCCGCGGTGGGCTCGTAGCGCTCCAACTCCCAGCGGCGGGCCGGGTCCGGGGCGTACAGGGCGTACTGGAAGGCGTCGTCGACGAAGTAGAAGGACACCTCGTACGCGAAGTCGACGCGCGGCTGGATCAGGAACTCGCCGGCCGTCACCGAGCCCGGGTCGGCGGTGAAGGTGAGCCCGATGGAGTCCGCGCCCTGCTTGGGCTTCACCGCGTACGAGGGCACCGACGGCAGCCGGTGCAGCAGCGCCGGGTCGTCGACGGTGGGGATCACCGGGAAGCCGGCCTCGGTCAGGTCGAGCAGGTACTGCTTGCCGGCCATGTCACCGCGGCCGGTCAGCGGGTTGTAGACCCGTGTCCCGGCGGCCGTCGCGGCGGCGCGGAAGGAGTCGTACGCGGCCTGGTGGTGCAGGACCGGGCCGCTGTTGCGGACCACGACCGCGTCGAAGCCGGGCATCAGCCGCTCCGCGTCCAGCGGATGGCACAGGGCGAGCGGGAAGTGCTCGCGGAGCCGGGAGGTGAGGAATATGTCCTCGTCGCAGTAGCGGCGGCCGCGCGCCGGGTACGCCAGGTCGGTCACGAAGAGCAGAGGCATGCACGCAACCTATCGCGGGCACGGATCAGCGCATGAAATACCTCGTACGGGACAAAGTGCTCGCCATCGGCGACGACTACTGGATCGAGGACGAGGACGGCCGGCAGGCCTTCCTCGTCGACGGGAAAGCGCTGCGCCTGCGGGACACCCTGGAACTGAAGGACCCGGACGGGCACATCCTGATCACGTTGCGGGAGAAGTGGCTCGCCTTCCGCGACGCGATGACCCTGGAGCGCGACGAGCGGCGCCTCGCCGTGATCCGGCGCAAGCGCCTCTCGCTGCTGCGCAACCACTACCGCGTCACGCTGGCCGAGGGCACCGAGGTCGACGTCAGCGGCCGGATCCTCGACCGCGAGTTCAAGGTCGAGTACGACGGAGAACTGCTCGCGCTGATCTCCCGCCAGTGGTACCGGGTCCGCGAGACGTACGCCGTCGACGTGGTCCGGGAGGACGCGGACGCGGCCCTGCTGATCGCCGTCGCGGTCTGCGTGATCCGGATGGCCGAGAAGGAACGGGACGAGGACTGACGGGCCGCCGCAACCGGGACGCCTACCCCGACGACCGTCCGGTCACCCGGTCGTGCCGGTGGCTGTCCCGGGCGGTGAGCTGTCCCTGCACGTAGGCGTCCGACCCGGTGCTGTACGGGCCTCCGTGGTCGAGGAGGTGGTCGGTGAGGCGCTGCCACTCCGCGACGGCCGCCCGGGTCGGGGCGTCCGCCCGCGACAGGTCGCCGGCGGCCTTCAGGGCCGCCTCCAGGGCGGCGGCGGCCTCGTGGTGGGCCATGCCCTCCGCCCGGGCGCGGACCCGGTCGCGGGCCGCGACCTCCCCGGCCGAGGGGTCGTGGGGCTCCAGGGCCGCCTCGATCACGGCCTCGGTGTCCCGCGCGTCCTCGACCGCCGCCCCGGCGCCCTCGGCGCCGTCCCGCCCGCTCTCGTTCCCGTCCGTTTCCAGCACGCCACGCCCGCTTCCTGTCGGTGTCGATCCACGCCTACCCCCTGACGGGACGGCCTAGCGTCCCATCCGGCGGTCCTTGAGCGCGGGGAACTGCTCGCGGGTCTCGGCGACCTTCGCCGAGTCCAGCTCCACGGTGAGCACGTCCTCGCCGGTTCCCGCCTCCGCGAGGACCTCGCCCCACGGGTCCACCACCAGGCTGTGCCCGGCCTGCTCGACGCCCGCGTGGGTGCCGGTCAGCCCGCACGCCAGGACGTACGACTGGTCCTCCACGGCCCGCGCCCGGTTCAGCAGCGTCCAGTGGGAGCGGCGCCGGGCCGGCCACCCGGCGACCACGACCATCGTCGTCGCCCCGGCGTCGACCAGGCCCCGGAACAGCTCCGGGAAGCGCAGGTCGTAGCAGGTGGCGATGCCGAGGGTCTGTTCCGGCAGGGCCACCGTGGTCAGGGAGTCGCCGGGGGACATCAGCACCGCCTCGCCCTGGTCGAAGCCGAAGCGGTGGATCTTGCGGTAGGTCGCGGCCAGCTCGCCCGCCGGGGAGATGACCAGGGCGGTGTTGTAGAGCGAGCCGTCGCCCGCGCGTTCCACCAGCGAGCCGGCGTGCAACCAGACCCCGGCGTCGCGCGCGGCCTTGGACATCGCCTCGTAGGTGGGGCCGTCGATGGGCTCGGCCTCGGTCTCGAACTGCTCGTAGGCGAACGCCCCGACCGTCCACAGTTCGGGCAGCACGACGAGGTCGGAGCCGCTCTGCTCCCGTACGAGGTCGGCCACCCGCGTCCGCCGGGAGGACACCGACTCCCCGTCGTTCACCGCGATTTGAATCAAAGAGGCGCGCACACTACCACCGTCCTGGACTTGTAGCCCTCGACTCGGGCCTACGATCGTCACACGAAAGCACTGCCGGGGTGCTCACCGGCAGCGTAGTTTTGGGAATAGTCCACAACGCGCCACTGAACAGCACGCGAGGGGTCCCGTTGACCGTCCATCCCAGCCTTCAGCCCTACGCCGACGCGTGGACCCACTCCATCGAGGCGATATCCGAGCTGGTCCTTCCCCTGCCCGAGGGGGAGTGGAACCGGGCGACCCCGTGCCCCGGCTGGTCCGTCCGTGACGTGGTGTCACACGTCATCGGCATCGAGTGCGAGCAGCTCGGCGACCCCCGGCCGATCCACACGCTGCCGCGGGATCTGCGGCATGTGGTGGACGAGTTCACCCGGTACATGGAAGTACAGGTTGACGTGCGGCGCCACCACACCGCGCCGGAGATGACCTCGGAGCTGGAGTACACCGTCATCCGTCGGGCGCGGCAGCTGCGCAACGAGAAGCGGGACCCGGCCACGATGGTGCGCGGCCCGCTGGGCGAGCAGGTGACGCTGGAGCAGGCGTTGCGGCTGCGGGCGTTCGACGTGTGGATGCACGAGCAGGATCTGCGGGCGGCGTTGGGCGCGCCGGGCAACTGGGACTCGCCGGGCGCGTACGTGGCACGGGACATGCTGCTGGCCGGGCTGCCGAAGGTGGTGGCGAAGAAGGCGGGGGCGCCCGCGAACTCCGCCGTGGTGCTGGACGTGCACGGCGTGCTGGAGTTCATGCGGACGGTACGGGTGGACGCGGCCGGGCAGGGGACCCTGGACAAGTCGCCGTCGCTGGGGCCGGCCGTGACGCTGACGATGGACTGGGAGACGTACGTCCGCCTCGCGGGGGGCCGGGTACGGCCGCGCGCGGTCGCCGACCGGGTGAAGGTCGAGGGCGACCCCGACCTCGCGGACGCCATCCTGGCGCACTTCCCCGTGACCCCCTGACCTGTTGATCCGGTGATCCCGTGGCCCCGTACGGCTCACGCCGACGCGGACGCCGGGGCGACGGGACCCGAGGGGTGTGACGGGTCGGGCTCGCCGGAAGGGGCCGCGACGACGGGCCGCCACTCCTGGGCGCGTTCCCGTTCGCGGGCCAGCGCCCTCCCTCGCAGTCGGAGGATCTGGGTGATGCCCAGCACCTCCAGGAAGAACACCGACGAGAAGGCGATCCGGTAGTTGTCGCCGGTGGCGTCGAGCAGGACGCCGACCGCGAGCAAGGTGGTCATCGAGGCGAGGAAGCCGCCCATGTTGGTGATCCCGGAGGCCGTTCCCTGCCGTTCGGCCGGGTTCGCCGGACGGGCGAAGTCGAAGCCGATCATCGAGGCCGGTCCGCAGGTGCCGAGCACCACGCACAGGACGACCAGCAGCCACATGGGGGCCCGGTCGCCCGGGTACACCAGGACCGACGCCCACAGCAGGGCCGTCACCCCCACCGTGCCCAGCGCCAGCGGGATCCGTGCGGACTGGCGGCGTCCGACGAGCCGGCCGTAGACCAGCCCGAAGCCCATGTTCGCGGCGACGACGAGGGTGAGCAGCCCGCCCGCGGTGGTCCGCGACAGCCCCTGTGCCTCCACCAGGAACGGCATGCCCCACAGCAGCAGGAACACCATGGCCGGGAACTGGGTGGTGAAGTGCACCCACAGCCCGAGCCGGGTGCCGGGCTCCCGCCAGGACGCGGCGATCTGGCGGCGTACGAACCCGCCCGTGCCCGGCGTCCCGGTGACGGTCACCGCGGTGGGCGCGTGGCCGTCGGGTTGGTCCCGCAGGAACAGCGTCAGCGGGACCAGCACGATCAGTCCGGCCACCGCGCTGCCCGCGAAGGCGGCCACCCAGCCGACGCCGTGCAGCACGGGCGCGAGCACCAGCGTGGAGACCAGGTTGCCGGCCATGCCGACCAGCCCGGCCAGTTGCGCCATGAGGGGCGCGCGCCGGACCGGGAACCAGCGGGTCCCGAGCCGCAGCACGGAGATGAACGTCATCGCGTCACCGCAGCCGAGCAGGGCCCGCGCGGCCAGCGCCGTCCCGTAGGAGGGGGACAGGGCGAAGCCGATCTGCCCGGCGGTGAACAGCACCGCGCCGAGCGTCAGCACCTTCTTGGTGCCGAGCCGGTCCACCATCAGGCCGACGGGTATCTGCATGCCCGCGTACACCAGCAGTTGGAGCAGCGAGAACGTCGAGAGCGCCGACGCGTTGACGTGGAAGCGGTCCGCGGCTTCGAGGCCGGCGACCCCCAGGCTGGTACGGAAGATGACCGCGACGAAGTAGACGGCGACGCCGATCGACCAGACGGCCACGGCCTTCCGCCCGCCGGGGGGATCGAGGGGCAGGGCCGCGGTCCGCGGGGCGGGCACGGGGGCGCTCATCGCGCGTCCCCCCGCACCAGCGCCTCGACGCGGCCCACGTGCGCCCGTACGGCGGCGGCGGTCGTGTCCGCGTCCCCGGAGCGCAACGCGTCGAGGATCTCGGTGTGTTCGACGAGCGTGCGCTCCACCCGTTCGGGGTGGGCGTGCAACAGGGCCACGCCCATGCGCAGTTGGCGGTCGCGGAGCTGGTCGTAGAGCCGACACAGGATCTGGTTGCCGGCGTGGCGCACGATCTCGGCGTGGAAGCCCCGGTCCGCGGCCATCAGCGCGACCAGGTCGCCCTCGGCGGCGTGCCGGCGCTGCTCCTCGATGAGCGCGGCGAGCCGGTCCAGCAGGGCCGGCGGGGCGGGCACGGCCTTGCGGGCGGTGAACTCCTCGACCAGCAGCCGGGTTTCGATGACGTCCGCGATCTCCTGTACGGAGACCGGCAGCACCAGCGCGCCCTTCTTCGGGTACAGCTTCAGCAGCCCCTCGGTCTCCAGCCGCAGCAGCGCCTCGCGCACCGGTGTGCGGGACACGCCGACGGCCTCGGCGACCTCGCCCTCGGTGAGCAGGAGGCCGCCTTCGAAGCGGCGGTCCAGGACACCCTGTTTGACGTGTCGGTAGACGCGGTCGGCGGCGGTCACGGCGGTGGCTGCTGATGGCATGCGCACAGGATAGATACATGAACGGTGCAACGACCTTCCGCGTCCAGCATCCGGACAGCGCATCCGGCCAGCACGTCCGGACATCGGGGAGGAGGGGAGGCGCGGGGGCGGGGAGGAGGCGACGGCCCGTTCGCTGCATCGAAGGATGTACCCCGGCTTCGTTCACCCGCAGGACGTGCGCCGCCCCGTCCGCCGAGACGCTGGAGTCATGTCCGAGACCCTGCTCGCACCGCCGGTGACGACGACCCGGCTCCCCCTCCTCGACGTCCTGCGCGGAGCCGCGATCCTCGGCACGCTCATGACCAACGTGTGGATCTTCGCCTCGCCGGGCTCCGAATGGGGTGTCGTCCAAGGCGGCCCGGGGAGCCCCGACGTCCTCGCGGACCCCACCCCCGCCCACCTGGCCGAGACGCTCTTCCGCTTCCTCGCCGACGGCAAGTTCCTGGCCCTGCTGACGATCCTGTTCGGCGTGGGCCTGGCCATCCAGTACGACTCCGCGGCGCGCCGGGGCGCCCCCTGGCCCGGCCGGTACTGGCGGCGGGCCGCCTTCCTCTTCCTCGAAGGGACCCTGCACTTCCTGCTGATCTTCGCCTGGGACGTGCTGATGGGCTACGCCGTCACCGCGCTCCTCGTCGCCTGGCTGCTCGCCCGCTCCGAGAAGGTCCGGCGGCGCGCGATGTGGGTGGCCGGCGGAACGCACCTGGCGCTGGTGGCCCTGGTGACGGTCGCCTCCACGGCCGGACCCGAAGGCACCCCGACGGAGCCCGACCCGGACACGGTCGCGCTGTACGCCGACGGCACCTGGGCGGAACAGATCGCCTTCCGCCTCCAGCACGCGGCGATACTGCGCATCGAACCCGTCTTCAGCTTCGGCCTGCTCGTGTTCCTCTTCCTGCTGGGCGTCCGCCTGCACCGCGCGGGCGCGTTCGCCCCGACCGCCGACGGCCGTCGGATCCGGGGCCGGATGGCCGCCTGGGGGCTGGGGCTCGGCATGCCGGCGGGAATCGCCGCCGTGCTCGGCGGCGACGCGTTCTTCGTCCTGGGCCGCTACGCCGTCGCCCCGCTCATCGCCGTCGGCTACATGGGGCTGATCGGCATCGCCCTGGACCGCCTGCGGGTCCCCGCCGCCGTGACCGGCGCCCTCGGCTCGGTCGGCCGCACCGCCCTGTCCTGCTACGTCACCCAGAACCTGCTGTGCGTCCTGCTCTGCTACGGCCTCGGCCTGGGTCTCACCGGGCGCCTCGCGGGCACCGGCCCCTGGTGGGTGATGGGCCTGTGGGCGGGCGTCGCCCTCACCCTGGTGGCCGGCTCCGCCCTGTGGCTGCGCCGCTTCGAGCGGGGCCCGCTCGAAGCCGTCCAACAGTGGGCCCTCAAGCCCCGCCGGTCCCGGCCGAGCGGGACGGGTGGTCGCTGACCTCCACCTCCAACAGGAACTCGTCGTACGGGGCCTCCTGCGGGTACGGCGGCCGGACCTGGGCGAACCGCACCCGGGCCCGGCCGCCCGCGCCGATCCCCCGCACCAGGTACACCCGCTCCACCGCCGCCCCCGGCAGCGGTGGGGTCTGCGCCCGCCCGGGCCCGTCCGGCTGCGTCACCGAGACCGCGTCCGCGTCGCCGCCGACCTGCCAGGTCCACACGTACCCGCGCGCCCCGCGCCCGGTCAGCCGCAGCTCGTACGTCTCGCCCGGCGCGAGCACGATGCTCCGTACCTCCATCCGCGCGGCCCCCTCTCAGGCCGGGCCGATCACCGGCCCCTCGTGCCAGCCCGCGCCGTCGCGCCAGTAGTGCTGGAGGAGGCGGTCGGTGCGCAGGACGATGACCTCCAGGTTGAACCCGAAACTGCCCTGGAGCATCCCGGTGACGGCCAGCGCGTCGTGTCCGAAGACCGCGCCGCGGGTCCAGGCGGCCCCCGCGGCGTTCCCGCGCCACCAGTGCTCGACCCGGCCGCCCTCGGCGACGGCGCACAACTCGTAGTTCCCGGCGGTGTCCTCGTCGACGGCCCCGTACTGGCCCTCGATCAGGCACGGCGCGGAGACGATCCCGCTGCCGAAGACCTCGCCGGCGCGCCAGACGAAGCCGTTGGGGTCGTCGCGCCACCACAGTTGCATTCGGCCGTCGTCGCGGGCCGCGAGCAGGTCGAGGTGCCGGCCGCGGGTCTGGACCAGCGCCGGACCGTAGTGG
This region of Streptomyces sp. NBC_00513 genomic DNA includes:
- a CDS encoding DUF4240 domain-containing protein encodes the protein MDKQTFWKLIETARADAGDDGVARRASELLAAYPQGRIAAAQQVVWDLLAESYRAPLWAAAYLINGGCSDDGFDYFRGWLLTQGEAAFTAALADPDSLADHPEVRAAASAGEELCDEEALSIAWTAYGIATGRELPADSFTISYPTLDPDWSFDFDDTAQTAARLPRLSLLLASA
- a CDS encoding GntR family transcriptional regulator, with the translated sequence MPSAATAVTAADRVYRHVKQGVLDRRFEGGLLLTEGEVAEAVGVSRTPVREALLRLETEGLLKLYPKKGALVLPVSVQEIADVIETRLLVEEFTARKAVPAPPALLDRLAALIEEQRRHAAEGDLVALMAADRGFHAEIVRHAGNQILCRLYDQLRDRQLRMGVALLHAHPERVERTLVEHTEILDALRSGDADTTAAAVRAHVGRVEALVRGDAR
- a CDS encoding Uma2 family endonuclease; this encodes MTTAHDYGRGIDPEHALKYAIRHHSGDRTEIVEGIITQVTPSWDHERAAKIVRRQIEGRVDELGCVEGSGNLDLPGSSNWYIPDIAVVPDDLAQGGKALVPDQTLLIVEVTSESNAETDRVVKRKRYAEYGAPLYLLVDRVEKTVTVFSEPGGLGYTRTDGPHPFGTPVRLPEPFDLELDTTGL
- a CDS encoding carbon-nitrogen family hydrolase, with product MRASLIQIAVNDGESVSSRRTRVADLVREQSGSDLVVLPELWTVGAFAYEQFETEAEPIDGPTYEAMSKAARDAGVWLHAGSLVERAGDGSLYNTALVISPAGELAATYRKIHRFGFDQGEAVLMSPGDSLTTVALPEQTLGIATCYDLRFPELFRGLVDAGATTMVVVAGWPARRRSHWTLLNRARAVEDQSYVLACGLTGTHAGVEQAGHSLVVDPWGEVLAEAGTGEDVLTVELDSAKVAETREQFPALKDRRMGR
- a CDS encoding nitrate/nitrite transporter, whose translation is MSAPVPAPRTAALPLDPPGGRKAVAVWSIGVAVYFVAVIFRTSLGVAGLEAADRFHVNASALSTFSLLQLLVYAGMQIPVGLMVDRLGTKKVLTLGAVLFTAGQIGFALSPSYGTALAARALLGCGDAMTFISVLRLGTRWFPVRRAPLMAQLAGLVGMAGNLVSTLVLAPVLHGVGWVAAFAGSAVAGLIVLVPLTLFLRDQPDGHAPTAVTVTGTPGTGGFVRRQIAASWREPGTRLGLWVHFTTQFPAMVFLLLWGMPFLVEAQGLSRTTAGGLLTLVVAANMGFGLVYGRLVGRRQSARIPLALGTVGVTALLWASVLVYPGDRAPMWLLVVLCVVLGTCGPASMIGFDFARPANPAERQGTASGITNMGGFLASMTTLLAVGVLLDATGDNYRIAFSSVFFLEVLGITQILRLRGRALARERERAQEWRPVVAAPSGEPDPSHPSGPVAPASASA
- a CDS encoding DUF418 domain-containing protein, yielding MSETLLAPPVTTTRLPLLDVLRGAAILGTLMTNVWIFASPGSEWGVVQGGPGSPDVLADPTPAHLAETLFRFLADGKFLALLTILFGVGLAIQYDSAARRGAPWPGRYWRRAAFLFLEGTLHFLLIFAWDVLMGYAVTALLVAWLLARSEKVRRRAMWVAGGTHLALVALVTVASTAGPEGTPTEPDPDTVALYADGTWAEQIAFRLQHAAILRIEPVFSFGLLVFLFLLGVRLHRAGAFAPTADGRRIRGRMAAWGLGLGMPAGIAAVLGGDAFFVLGRYAVAPLIAVGYMGLIGIALDRLRVPAAVTGALGSVGRTALSCYVTQNLLCVLLCYGLGLGLTGRLAGTGPWWVMGLWAGVALTLVAGSALWLRRFERGPLEAVQQWALKPRRSRPSGTGGR
- a CDS encoding LURP-one-related/scramblase family protein codes for the protein MKYLVRDKVLAIGDDYWIEDEDGRQAFLVDGKALRLRDTLELKDPDGHILITLREKWLAFRDAMTLERDERRLAVIRRKRLSLLRNHYRVTLAEGTEVDVSGRILDREFKVEYDGELLALISRQWYRVRETYAVDVVREDADAALLIAVAVCVIRMAEKERDED
- a CDS encoding maleylpyruvate isomerase family mycothiol-dependent enzyme, producing the protein MTVHPSLQPYADAWTHSIEAISELVLPLPEGEWNRATPCPGWSVRDVVSHVIGIECEQLGDPRPIHTLPRDLRHVVDEFTRYMEVQVDVRRHHTAPEMTSELEYTVIRRARQLRNEKRDPATMVRGPLGEQVTLEQALRLRAFDVWMHEQDLRAALGAPGNWDSPGAYVARDMLLAGLPKVVAKKAGAPANSAVVLDVHGVLEFMRTVRVDAAGQGTLDKSPSLGPAVTLTMDWETYVRLAGGRVRPRAVADRVKVEGDPDLADAILAHFPVTP
- a CDS encoding protease inhibitor I42 family protein, translating into MEVRSIVLAPGETYELRLTGRGARGYVWTWQVGGDADAVSVTQPDGPGRAQTPPLPGAAVERVYLVRGIGAGGRARVRFAQVRPPYPQEAPYDEFLLEVEVSDHPSRSAGTGGA